In Mobula hypostoma chromosome 18, sMobHyp1.1, whole genome shotgun sequence, one genomic interval encodes:
- the LOC134358131 gene encoding LOW QUALITY PROTEIN: fatty acid 2-hydroxylase-like (The sequence of the model RefSeq protein was modified relative to this genomic sequence to represent the inferred CDS: deleted 3 bases in 2 codons) — translation MDARCKSVDPENDLVDWNKHLLWQVGHLREKYDEWVHQPIDRPIRLFYSDFVEACSKTARYVVPLVWFPIVIIFSWYGYSKLAEGKKLGFTSFTTEYSIPVHKYFFPLLFLIGMFLWSLVEYLIHWYVVHMNPPARNYYLITLHFMLHGQHHKSPFDGSRLVFPPVPASLTVGLFFAAFHLLAPGAVGNSIFVGGLGGHVMMIHYYLHYRSCMGRLLGRKLLQTLFLDQC, via the exons ATGGATGCAAGATGCAAGTCAGTGGATCCAGAAAATGATTTAGTAGACTGGAATAAGCATCTGTTGTGGCAAGTTGGTCACTTGCGTGAGAAATATGATGAATGGGTGCATCAGCCAATAGATCGGCCTATACGCCTCTTCTATTCGGATTTTGTAGAAGCTTGTTCAAAAACAGCACGGTATGTGGTGCCATTAGTTTGGTTTCCCATTGTGATTATCTTTAGCTGGTATGGCTACAGCAAGTTGGCAGAAGGCAAGAAACTTGGA TTCACATCTTTCACAACAGAATATTCCATCCCTGTCCACAAGTACTTCTTCCCTCTATTATTCCTGATTGGAATGTTTCTGTGGTCCTTGGTTGAGTATCTGATCCATTGGTATGTTGTCCATATGAATCCGCCAGCTAGAAACTACTACCTCATCACTCTTCACTTCATGCTTCATGGACAGCATCACAAGTCTCCATTCGATGGTTCGCGATTGGTT TTCCCTCCTGTTCCAGCATCGCTCACTGTAGGCTTATTCTTTGCTGCTTTTCACCTGCTTGCTCCGGGAGCAGTCGGCAATTCCATCTTTGTTGGAGGTCTCGGTGGACATGTTATGATGATACATTATTATCTGCATTATAGAAGTTGCATGGGTAGGTTACTTGGCCGCAAATTACTACAAACCTTATTTTTAGACCAGTGTTAG